The Paracoccus seriniphilus genome includes a window with the following:
- the lpdA gene encoding dihydrolipoyl dehydrogenase: MTDLRCKLLVIGGGPGGYVCASRAARMGVDTILVEGNRVGGTCLNVGCIPSKALIHTAQSYHHALQQAAGAAHGVHVSDPRLDWNEAGEWRNDVVSRLCAGVTGLLERSGVKSLSGWATFRDGKTVEVRGETGVTVIRAEHVVIATGSRPVDLPGLPIGGRVLDSTGALALDHLPESIAVVGAGYIGLELGTAFAKLGSKVTMIEVGPRILPLYDEKLTRPVRRRLDDLGVELMLDTRVTGWDEGSSTLNLLGGDAESALNVQHVLVTIGRAPNTDGLGLEELHLRQSGPFLEIDDRCQTSMRGVYAIGDVTPGPMLAHRAMAQAEVVADVVAGKAAAWDRICVPAVCFTDPEIVSVGALPGEVPEDIKAVVKEFAFRANGRALTLDDVEGFVRIVYRETDHLILGVQATGPGVSELVSGFALVIEAGLRLEDVAATIHAHPTISEAFQEAALLGASMANHG, encoded by the coding sequence ATGACTGATCTCAGATGCAAATTGCTGGTGATCGGCGGCGGGCCGGGTGGCTATGTCTGCGCCTCGCGCGCGGCGCGGATGGGTGTGGATACCATCCTGGTCGAGGGCAACCGCGTCGGGGGCACCTGCCTGAATGTCGGCTGCATTCCCTCCAAGGCGCTGATCCATACCGCGCAGTCTTATCATCATGCGCTGCAGCAGGCGGCAGGTGCGGCGCATGGCGTCCATGTTTCCGATCCCCGGCTGGACTGGAACGAAGCCGGCGAGTGGCGCAATGATGTCGTGTCCCGGCTATGCGCCGGCGTCACCGGCCTGCTGGAACGCAGCGGCGTCAAGAGCCTCAGCGGCTGGGCGACCTTCCGCGATGGCAAGACTGTCGAAGTTCGCGGCGAAACCGGGGTCACCGTGATCCGGGCCGAGCATGTGGTGATCGCCACCGGATCGCGACCGGTCGATCTGCCCGGATTGCCGATCGGGGGAAGGGTGCTGGATTCCACCGGCGCGCTGGCGCTGGATCACCTGCCCGAAAGCATCGCGGTCGTCGGTGCGGGCTATATCGGGCTGGAACTGGGCACGGCCTTTGCCAAGCTGGGCAGCAAGGTCACCATGATCGAGGTCGGTCCTCGTATTCTGCCGCTCTATGACGAAAAACTTACCCGGCCTGTCCGCCGCCGTCTGGATGATCTGGGGGTCGAACTGATGCTGGACACCAGGGTCACCGGTTGGGATGAGGGCAGTTCCACGCTGAATCTGCTTGGTGGCGACGCGGAATCTGCCCTGAATGTCCAGCATGTGCTGGTCACCATCGGCCGTGCGCCCAATACCGACGGGCTGGGGCTGGAAGAGCTGCACCTGCGACAGTCCGGCCCCTTCCTGGAGATCGATGATCGCTGTCAGACCTCGATGCGCGGTGTCTATGCCATTGGCGATGTCACGCCCGGCCCGATGCTGGCCCATCGCGCCATGGCCCAGGCAGAGGTCGTGGCGGATGTCGTGGCCGGCAAAGCCGCCGCATGGGATCGCATCTGCGTGCCCGCCGTCTGTTTCACCGACCCCGAGATCGTCAGTGTCGGGGCTTTGCCCGGTGAAGTGCCCGAGGATATCAAGGCGGTAGTCAAGGAATTTGCGTTCCGCGCCAATGGCCGGGCCTTGACGCTGGATGATGTCGAAGGCTTCGTGCGCATCGTTTATCGCGAAACCGATCACCTGATCCTTGGCGTGCAGGCCACCGGCCCCGGCGTCTCGGAACTGGTGTCAGGCTTTGCGCTTGTGATCGAGGCAGGTCTGCGTCTTGAAGATGTGGCTGCCACCATCCATGCGCATCCGACCATCAGCGAGGCCTTTCAGGAAGCCGCCCTGTTGGGGGCCAGCATGGCAAATCACGGCTGA
- a CDS encoding 16S rRNA pseudouridine(516) synthase has protein sequence MARTPTSRIDKLLSSMGYGTRKEMARLARAHRISLDGAAMPDATKRIPVTPDLSRRMVIDGAPLDPIPGMVILLNKPSGMICSRKEHGALVHDLLPERWKRREPPISTIGRLDKQTSGLLLLTDDGELLHRVTSPRRNVKKTYRARLARPLTGREGSLFASGDLMLKGEDRPLAPAELEMISEREARLSITEGRYHQVRRMFAAAGNHVEQLHRECVGGLSLPEDMAPGQWKLLSEREIARIFR, from the coding sequence ATGGCAAGAACTCCCACCTCGCGCATCGACAAGCTGCTGTCTTCGATGGGATATGGCACGCGCAAGGAAATGGCTCGCTTGGCGCGGGCACACCGGATCAGTCTGGATGGTGCTGCCATGCCGGACGCCACCAAACGCATCCCTGTCACCCCCGATCTGTCCAGGCGCATGGTGATCGACGGCGCGCCGCTTGATCCGATTCCGGGCATGGTCATCCTGTTGAACAAGCCTTCGGGCATGATCTGTTCGCGCAAGGAACATGGCGCATTGGTCCATGATCTTCTGCCCGAACGCTGGAAACGGCGCGAACCGCCAATCTCGACCATCGGTCGCCTGGACAAGCAGACCTCCGGTCTTTTGCTGCTGACCGATGATGGCGAGTTGCTGCACCGTGTCACCAGCCCCCGGCGCAATGTCAAAAAGACCTATCGCGCCAGATTGGCCCGCCCGCTGACGGGCCGGGAAGGTTCGTTATTTGCCTCTGGCGATCTGATGCTGAAGGGCGAGGATCGACCGCTTGCCCCGGCCGAGCTGGAAATGATCTCGGAACGGGAGGCGCGGCTGAGCATTACCGAAGGTCGCTATCATCAGGTGCGTCGCATGTTCGCGGCCGCGGGCAACCATGTCGAACAGCTGCACCGCGAATGCGTGGGCGGCCTGTCCCTGCCCGAGGACATGGCGCCCGGTCAGTGGAAGCTGCTGAGCGAAAGAGAGATCGCCCGGATCTTCCGATAA
- a CDS encoding AraC family transcriptional regulator: MAIEGLQIGHSSSELAIWLGYSAPSAFVAAFRRRSGMAPEEWRHRS; this comes from the coding sequence ATGGCGATCGAGGGGTTGCAGATCGGGCACAGCAGCTCCGAGCTGGCGATCTGGCTGGGCTATTCCGCTCCGTCGGCCTTTGTTGCGGCCTTTCGCCGTCGAAGCGGGATGGCGCCAGAAGAATGGCGCCACCGCTCGTGA
- a CDS encoding universal stress protein yields the protein MKEIMVATDFSERSDRALRRATLLARQFGAAISLVHVVDDDQPRRIIEARSSEAVALLQQTAATLGKIDGVTCKTRVILASPFAGILQAIEESDPDLLVIGPHRRKMLKDVFIGTTAERTIRLASCPVLMVNAYPAGNYRHVLQTTDLSDSSGEALQRVARLGIVTDASNTLLHVFDAPALRLVMSHTVPKEDRQHYLAGEHKTALRNLTEFMSKAKLGNIVPLARQNAAPAHHEILKVAETEKADLIVMSTHGRSGLAKLLIGSVTEHILRTSQLDVLAVPPRRGK from the coding sequence ATGAAGGAAATCATGGTTGCCACGGACTTCTCCGAACGGTCGGACAGGGCGCTGAGGCGCGCAACATTGCTTGCCCGGCAATTCGGGGCCGCAATCTCGCTTGTCCATGTCGTCGATGACGACCAGCCGCGCCGGATTATCGAGGCCAGAAGCAGCGAGGCTGTTGCATTGCTTCAGCAGACGGCAGCCACGCTGGGAAAAATCGATGGCGTGACCTGTAAGACGCGGGTCATTCTGGCCTCGCCCTTCGCAGGGATACTTCAGGCAATTGAAGAGTCAGATCCCGATTTGCTGGTGATCGGCCCGCATCGGCGCAAGATGCTGAAGGATGTTTTCATCGGCACCACTGCCGAGCGGACAATTCGGCTGGCCAGCTGCCCCGTTCTGATGGTGAACGCCTATCCCGCCGGAAATTATCGCCATGTCCTGCAGACAACCGACCTTTCGGACAGTTCGGGCGAGGCGCTGCAACGCGTCGCACGCCTTGGGATCGTCACCGACGCAAGCAACACATTGCTTCATGTCTTTGATGCCCCGGCGCTGCGCCTTGTCATGTCGCATACGGTGCCAAAGGAGGACCGGCAACATTATCTGGCCGGCGAACACAAGACGGCGCTGCGAAATCTGACCGAATTCATGAGCAAGGCAAAGCTGGGCAATATCGTGCCTCTGGCCCGGCAGAATGCGGCCCCCGCGCATCATGAGATCCTGAAGGTGGCAGAAACGGAAAAGGCCGATCTCATCGTGATGTCGACCCATGGGCGAAGCGGTCTCGCAAAGCTGTTGATCGGCAGTGTGACCGAACATATCCTGCGGACATCGCAGCTTGATGTCCTTGCAGTCCCACCCCGACGCGGCAAATAG
- a CDS encoding helix-turn-helix domain-containing protein translates to MPSDQYHTVKEVAELLKVSEMMVRRWIKDGELRAIDIGKGWRIGSEDLDIFLARHATQPADQTRATTGKRPEASDGQESGE, encoded by the coding sequence ATGCCAAGCGATCAATATCACACCGTCAAGGAGGTCGCCGAGCTGCTGAAGGTCAGCGAGATGATGGTCCGGCGCTGGATCAAGGATGGCGAGCTGCGCGCGATCGATATCGGCAAGGGCTGGCGGATCGGCTCGGAGGATCTCGACATTTTTCTGGCACGTCACGCCACGCAGCCGGCTGACCAAACTCGTGCCACGACAGGCAAGCGGCCAGAGGCGTCCGACGGGCAGGAAAGTGGGGAATAG
- a CDS encoding cation:proton antiporter yields the protein MEVFVQSAFGEIAALLVMAAVIGFLGIILRQPLIVSFIAVGLIAGPSVLNVVRSTEEISLLSELGIAVLLFLVGIKLDVKLIRSLGAVSLLTGLGQVAFTSIFGYLIGLALGLGSTTSIYVAVALTFSSTIIVVKLLSDKREIDSLHGQIALGFLIVQDLVVVLAMIVLSAIGIGAVTESGGHGSGSVLSVLASGVAMVALVILFVRYVANPLTERLARAPELLVIFAIAQAAIFAAVGDLVGLGKEVGGLLAGVSLASTPYRETIAARLAPLRDFLLLFFFIALGSALDLSLLGAHVTGAIIFSLFVLIGNPLIVLMIMGSLGYRKRTGFLAGLTVAQISEFSLIFIAMGVSLGHVQEDALGLVTMVGLVTIAASTYMITYSHRLYALFEPLLSLFERKGTPREPSDAGAHHDDSFKVIIFGLGRFGTAIGMRLKKRGVRVLGVDFNPLAIRRWRELGLETEFGDATDPEFLAELPMGRAQWIVSTVPIHPTGLSYEDTRMTLLQLARNSTGFCGRIAVASHHPRDTEELFASGADLVLEPFQDAADRAVDMLCGGAEEERTEIPIIGTEEQQVS from the coding sequence ATGGAAGTTTTCGTTCAATCCGCCTTTGGCGAAATCGCGGCTTTGCTGGTCATGGCTGCGGTGATCGGTTTCCTTGGGATCATCCTGCGCCAGCCACTGATCGTCAGTTTCATCGCGGTCGGTCTGATTGCGGGGCCGTCGGTGCTCAATGTGGTGCGCTCGACCGAAGAGATCAGCCTGCTGTCCGAGCTCGGCATCGCCGTGTTGCTTTTCCTTGTCGGGATCAAGCTGGATGTGAAGCTGATCCGCTCACTGGGGGCGGTGTCATTGCTGACCGGGTTGGGGCAGGTGGCCTTTACATCGATCTTTGGATATCTGATCGGCCTTGCGCTGGGTCTGGGCAGCACGACCAGCATTTATGTCGCAGTCGCGCTGACCTTTTCTTCGACGATCATTGTCGTGAAGCTTCTGTCCGACAAACGGGAAATCGACTCGTTGCATGGGCAGATCGCGCTGGGATTCCTGATCGTGCAGGATCTTGTCGTGGTTCTGGCGATGATCGTTCTGTCGGCCATTGGCATTGGCGCTGTCACCGAAAGCGGCGGGCATGGCAGTGGTTCCGTGCTGAGCGTTCTTGCCTCGGGCGTGGCCATGGTGGCGCTGGTGATCCTGTTCGTTCGCTATGTCGCCAATCCGTTGACCGAAAGACTGGCACGCGCGCCCGAGCTTCTGGTGATATTCGCCATCGCGCAGGCGGCGATATTCGCCGCGGTCGGGGATCTGGTCGGGCTTGGCAAAGAGGTGGGCGGCCTGCTTGCGGGCGTCTCGCTGGCCTCGACCCCCTATCGCGAAACGATCGCCGCGCGTCTTGCGCCGCTGCGCGATTTCCTGCTGCTGTTTTTCTTCATTGCGCTGGGTTCGGCGCTTGATCTGTCATTGCTGGGCGCGCATGTCACCGGGGCGATCATCTTTTCGCTCTTCGTGCTGATCGGAAACCCGTTGATCGTGCTGATGATCATGGGTTCGCTAGGCTATCGCAAACGCACCGGCTTTCTTGCCGGGCTGACCGTCGCGCAGATCAGCGAATTCTCTCTGATCTTCATTGCCATGGGCGTTTCACTTGGTCATGTGCAGGAGGACGCGCTTGGCCTTGTGACCATGGTCGGCCTGGTCACGATTGCCGCATCCACCTATATGATCACCTATTCACACCGGCTTTACGCCTTGTTCGAGCCGCTACTGTCCCTGTTCGAGCGAAAGGGCACCCCGCGCGAGCCTTCGGATGCGGGGGCGCATCATGATGACAGTTTCAAGGTGATCATCTTTGGTCTGGGCCGGTTCGGCACTGCCATTGGCATGCGGCTGAAAAAGCGGGGCGTCCGGGTGCTGGGGGTCGATTTCAACCCCCTGGCGATACGACGCTGGCGTGAACTGGGGCTTGAGACCGAATTCGGTGACGCCACCGACCCGGAATTTCTGGCAGAGCTGCCCATGGGGCGCGCGCAATGGATTGTCTCGACGGTGCCGATCCACCCCACCGGGCTGAGCTATGAAGACACACGCATGACATTGCTGCAACTGGCCCGCAATTCCACCGGCTTTTGCGGACGGATCGCCGTGGCATCGCATCATCCTCGGGACACCGAAGAATTGTTCGCGTCGGGCGCTGATCTGGTTCTGGAGCCGTTTCAGGACGCTGCCGATCGCGCCGTGGACATGCTTTGCGGTGGTGCCGAGGAAGAGCGCACCGAAATTCCGATAATCGGGACGGAAGAGCAGCAGGTTTCATAG
- a CDS encoding SH3 domain-containing protein: protein MMRRLMTGLALSGAAVLAAPMARAEIDGHGPDAWRVTGVARDDVLNMRMGPGTEYLVIDSLPPDARGLEQITCVPLLIPSIYHRLTDPQRENLPPRWCLMRSSDFSKAGWVAQRFLMEDGLEEIQPDADGAAVETGPGDAMINDAARLVGDLYAAFETQRSAEENPFGPTLAPDYFFAGMVPELAGHGADILYGAQDFQGEITRIAPDPDQPMLQGMITVNADFTNFGQPNRAIFRLRADSAQPGAPLRIFDIEINGQGLP from the coding sequence ATGATGCGCCGTCTCATGACCGGTCTGGCGCTGTCCGGCGCCGCTGTTCTTGCCGCGCCGATGGCAAGGGCCGAGATCGATGGTCACGGGCCGGATGCATGGCGCGTGACCGGCGTGGCCAGGGATGATGTGCTGAACATGCGCATGGGGCCGGGCACCGAATATCTGGTGATCGACAGCCTGCCGCCCGATGCGCGCGGGCTGGAGCAGATCACCTGCGTGCCGCTGCTGATCCCCTCGATCTATCATCGCCTGACCGACCCGCAGCGCGAGAACCTGCCGCCGCGATGGTGCCTGATGCGCAGCTCTGATTTCAGCAAGGCAGGCTGGGTCGCGCAACGTTTCCTGATGGAGGACGGGCTTGAAGAGATTCAGCCCGACGCGGATGGAGCGGCTGTCGAGACAGGGCCGGGCGACGCCATGATCAATGACGCGGCCCGTCTGGTGGGCGATCTTTATGCCGCGTTTGAAACACAGCGCAGCGCGGAGGAAAACCCGTTCGGGCCGACCCTTGCGCCGGATTATTTCTTTGCCGGGATGGTTCCCGAACTGGCAGGACACGGGGCGGATATCCTCTACGGCGCACAGGATTTTCAGGGCGAGATCACCCGTATCGCGCCCGACCCTGATCAGCCCATGCTGCAGGGGATGATCACCGTCAATGCGGATTTCACCAATTTCGGACAGCCAAATCGCGCCATCTTTCGGTTGCGTGCCGACAGCGCCCAGCCCGGCGCGCCGCTGCGCATCTTTGACATCGAGATCAACGGTCAAGGCTTGCCGTGA
- a CDS encoding VWA domain-containing protein gives MKPIASKLATMAIFGAIACATSAQAADDVVIVYDGSGSMWGQIDGRSKVEIAREVLADLVKDWDAGTNLGLVAYGHRSQGDCTDIETLIPPGPVNRDSFIATVNAIKPVGKTPISASVEHAANLLSYRDNPATVVLISDGVETCNADPCALSAQLAKQGVKFTAHVVGFDLDDAAQASLACIAENTGGVFVPAGNADELQDALDQVQTAMDAPPAPPEPEPAMPQVIVTAPAEVPTGARFDISWDRTVNPADYITIVPADADEGTRHNHIRARDDLEGALTAPAEPGLYEVRYVLDEGNKTIGSAPVELVEAGVTVTAPAEVPTGSKFDISWDRTVNPADYITIVPAGADEGTRHNHIRARDDLEGALTAPAEPGLYEVRYVLDEGNKTIGSAPVELVEAGVTVTAPAEVPTGAKFDISWDRTVNPADYITIVPADADEGTRHNHIRARDDLEGALTAPAEPGLYEVRYVLDEGNKTIGSAPVELVEAGVTVTAPAEVPTGAKFDISWDRTVNPADYITIVPADADEGTRHNHIRARDDLEGALTAPAEPGLYEVRYVLDEGNKTIGSASVELVEPEMGISGPGTARAGTQIDIVWSSIINASDFVTIVPAGADEGTRHTHLRVRDKTEGRLTAPVETGLYEIRYVLDEGNKTLASASLEVVEADAPLDEGAGLSAPETAAPGETITVTWTGKGDGADQRIALARKDQPDFSWITTQKIGEAKSIEMNMPDEAGLYEIRFLDISGRKLLGRFVVEVK, from the coding sequence ATGAAACCGATCGCATCAAAACTTGCAACCATGGCAATTTTTGGCGCCATCGCTTGCGCGACATCGGCGCAGGCTGCGGATGACGTGGTGATAGTCTATGATGGCTCGGGCTCCATGTGGGGCCAGATCGATGGCAGGTCCAAGGTCGAAATTGCGCGCGAGGTGCTGGCCGATCTGGTCAAGGATTGGGACGCCGGGACCAATCTGGGCCTTGTTGCCTATGGCCACCGCAGCCAGGGCGATTGCACCGATATCGAAACCCTGATTCCGCCCGGTCCGGTAAACCGGGACAGCTTTATTGCCACCGTCAACGCGATCAAACCGGTCGGCAAGACGCCGATTTCCGCATCGGTGGAACATGCCGCCAATCTGCTGTCCTATCGCGACAATCCTGCGACCGTCGTGCTGATTTCCGATGGGGTCGAGACCTGCAATGCCGACCCCTGCGCATTGTCGGCGCAGCTTGCCAAACAGGGCGTGAAATTTACCGCGCATGTTGTCGGCTTTGATCTGGACGACGCCGCACAAGCCAGCCTGGCCTGCATCGCCGAAAATACCGGCGGGGTGTTTGTTCCGGCAGGCAATGCGGATGAACTCCAGGATGCTTTGGATCAGGTCCAAACTGCGATGGACGCGCCCCCTGCCCCACCCGAACCCGAGCCAGCCATGCCGCAGGTCATCGTCACCGCCCCCGCCGAGGTCCCCACCGGCGCCAGATTCGACATCTCATGGGATCGCACGGTCAACCCGGCGGATTACATCACCATCGTCCCAGCCGATGCCGATGAAGGCACCCGGCACAATCACATCCGCGCCCGCGACGACCTTGAAGGCGCACTGACTGCTCCGGCCGAGCCGGGCCTCTATGAAGTCCGCTATGTGCTGGATGAGGGCAACAAGACCATCGGCTCCGCACCGGTCGAACTCGTCGAGGCAGGCGTGACAGTGACCGCTCCCGCCGAGGTCCCCACCGGCTCCAAATTCGACATCTCATGGGATCGCACGGTCAACCCGGCGGATTACATCACCATCGTCCCAGCCGGTGCCGATGAAGGCACCCGGCACAATCACATCCGCGCCCGCGACGACCTTGAAGGCGCACTGACTGCTCCGGCCGAGCCGGGCCTCTATGAAGTCCGCTATGTGCTGGATGAGGGCAACAAGACAATCGGCTCCGCACCGGTCGAACTCGTCGAGGCAGGCGTGACAGTGACCGCCCCCGCCGAGGTCCCCACCGGCGCCAAATTCGACATCTCATGGGATCGCACGGTCAACCCGGCGGACTACATCACCATCGTCCCCGCCGATGCCGATGAAGGCACGCGACACAATCATATCCGCGCCCGCGACGACCTTGAAGGCGCACTGACCGCACCGGCCGAGCCGGGCCTCTATGAAGTCCGCTATGTGCTGGATGAGGGCAACAAGACAATCGGCTCCGCACCGGTCGAACTCGTCGAGGCAGGCGTGACAGTGACCGCCCCCGCCGAGGTCCCCACCGGCGCCAAATTCGACATCTCATGGGATCGCACGGTCAACCCGGCGGACTACATCACCATCGTCCCCGCCGATGCCGATGAAGGCACGCGACACAATCATATCCGCGCCCGCGACGACCTTGAAGGCGCACTGACCGCACCGGCCGAGCCGGGCCTCTATGAAGTCCGCTATGTGCTGGATGAGGGCAACAAGACCATCGGCTCCGCATCGGTCGAACTCGTCGAGCCCGAAATGGGCATTTCCGGTCCAGGCACGGCGCGGGCTGGAACGCAGATCGATATCGTCTGGTCATCCATCATCAACGCCAGCGACTTTGTAACCATCGTCCCGGCGGGGGCGGATGAAGGCACGCGGCACACCCATCTGCGGGTGCGCGACAAGACCGAGGGCCGGCTGACCGCCCCTGTGGAAACAGGCCTTTACGAGATCCGCTATGTGCTGGACGAGGGCAATAAAACCTTGGCCAGCGCGTCATTGGAGGTTGTGGAAGCGGATGCGCCGCTTGATGAGGGTGCCGGGTTGTCGGCGCCTGAAACTGCGGCTCCGGGAGAAACGATCACCGTGACCTGGACCGGGAAAGGCGACGGTGCCGACCAACGGATCGCGCTTGCCCGCAAGGATCAGCCGGATTTCAGCTGGATCACCACACAGAAGATCGGCGAGGCAAAGAGCATCGAGATGAACATGCCTGATGAGGCCGGGCTCTACGAGATCCGCTTTCTGGATATCTCGGGCCGCAAGCTTCTGGGCCGCTTTGTGGTCGAGGTGAAATGA
- the gdhA gene encoding NADP-specific glutamate dehydrogenase — translation MSSIDEKLQPVFDQVLQRNVGETEFHQAVKEVLESLGRVVAKHPQYLDDALIERICEPERQIIFRIPWVDDRGQVQINRGFRVQFNSALGPYKGGIRFHPSVNIGIIKFLGFEQIFKNALTGLPIGGGKGGSDFDPKGRSDAEIMRFCQSLMTELHRHIGEYTDVPAGDIGVGAREIGYMFGQYKRLTNRYEAGVLTGKGLTYGGSRARTEATGYGNAYFIQAMLATKSTDFEDKRVVVSGSGNVALYSIQKVKEFGAKVVACSDSSGYIVDDNGIDWALLREIKEVKRLRVSEYARAKGNGVHFVSTGSVWDVPCDIAMPSATQNELSGKDAATLIKNGVIAVGEGANMPCTPEAIRAFQEAGVMFAPGKAANAGGVATSALEMQQNASRDSWTFAQTEARLASIMQGIHDTCAETADEYGAPGNYVLGANIAGFVKVAEAMRSFGVI, via the coding sequence ATGAGCAGCATAGATGAGAAGTTGCAGCCCGTTTTTGATCAGGTTCTGCAACGTAATGTCGGCGAAACCGAGTTCCATCAGGCGGTCAAGGAGGTTCTCGAGAGCCTTGGCCGTGTGGTTGCCAAGCATCCGCAATATCTTGACGATGCGCTGATCGAGAGGATTTGTGAGCCGGAACGCCAGATCATCTTTCGCATCCCCTGGGTAGATGACCGGGGTCAGGTCCAGATCAACCGAGGATTTCGGGTCCAGTTCAACTCGGCCCTAGGCCCGTACAAGGGCGGTATCCGCTTTCACCCCTCTGTGAATATCGGGATCATCAAGTTTCTGGGTTTCGAACAGATATTCAAGAACGCCCTGACCGGGCTGCCCATCGGTGGCGGCAAAGGCGGATCGGATTTCGACCCCAAGGGCCGCTCGGACGCCGAGATCATGCGGTTCTGCCAGTCACTTATGACCGAACTGCATCGCCATATCGGTGAATACACCGACGTTCCCGCCGGAGATATCGGCGTCGGTGCGCGCGAAATCGGCTATATGTTCGGTCAGTACAAACGCCTGACCAACCGCTATGAGGCTGGCGTGCTGACAGGGAAAGGCCTGACCTATGGCGGATCCCGCGCCCGGACCGAGGCCACGGGCTATGGCAATGCCTATTTCATTCAGGCCATGCTGGCCACCAAATCGACGGATTTCGAAGACAAGCGGGTCGTCGTCTCGGGTTCGGGGAATGTGGCGCTTTACAGCATCCAGAAGGTCAAGGAGTTCGGTGCAAAGGTCGTCGCATGTTCGGATTCCAGCGGATATATTGTCGATGACAATGGCATTGACTGGGCCCTTCTGAGAGAGATCAAGGAAGTCAAACGGCTGCGTGTTTCCGAATATGCGCGCGCCAAAGGCAACGGGGTCCATTTCGTTTCCACGGGGTCAGTCTGGGATGTGCCATGTGACATCGCCATGCCTTCGGCGACCCAGAACGAACTTTCCGGCAAGGATGCCGCGACACTGATCAAGAACGGAGTCATTGCGGTAGGCGAAGGTGCAAACATGCCATGCACGCCCGAAGCCATCCGCGCCTTTCAGGAGGCAGGCGTCATGTTTGCGCCCGGCAAGGCGGCCAATGCGGGAGGTGTGGCAACATCGGCGCTGGAAATGCAGCAGAACGCGTCGCGTGACAGCTGGACATTTGCACAGACCGAGGCCCGGCTTGCCTCGATCATGCAGGGCATCCATGACACCTGTGCAGAAACCGCGGATGAATACGGTGCGCCCGGCAATTATGTTCTGGGTGCCAATATCGCCGGATTCGTCAAGGTTGCCGAGGCCATGCGTTCCTTCGGAGTGATCTGA
- a CDS encoding spore coat protein U domain-containing protein, producing MQSFTVHGHVPAQTTPPPGNYFDTVVVAITY from the coding sequence GTGCAGAGCTTTACTGTTCATGGTCACGTCCCCGCACAGACCACACCGCCGCCCGGCAACTATTTCGATACGGTGGTCGTTGCGATCACCTATTGA
- a CDS encoding TonB-dependent receptor domain-containing protein produces MFTVLKPGVAADLSGAAYSLFLSVGAETFRQDRSSTAISTSHPEGYTRSAAVFPWSELEWNRWTINSGLRYERQRTEPKDSVTISDERVDSESIEPQISVLCRLNERWSAFGSVAFVNRMPAVDELYDGFAGGAASLDLKDEQDKNVEIGLSHKSTALLRADDELTVKMTLFRNHINDMIVRTNLPAPSPSYTNIDKAYLRGGELEASYLAGDWQFGAAVSVVDGDDQDGDILDTRPNDRVVLTAAWQASAAWKLGMPSILAAGRDKPDGTHRGGYGVHDIHATYSPQQGALEGVELQVGIDNVTDRDYVPATYISGPAPGRNF; encoded by the coding sequence ATGTTCACCGTCTTGAAACCGGGTGTAGCGGCCGATCTGTCGGGTGCGGCCTATAGCCTTTTCCTGTCCGTGGGGGCCGAGACCTTCAGGCAGGATCGCAGCAGCACCGCCATTTCAACCTCGCACCCCGAGGGATATACCCGTTCGGCGGCTGTCTTTCCGTGGTCCGAACTTGAATGGAACCGCTGGACCATCAATTCGGGCCTGCGCTACGAACGCCAGCGGACCGAGCCCAAGGACAGCGTCACGATCAGCGATGAACGCGTCGATTCCGAGTCCATCGAACCGCAGATTTCGGTTCTTTGTCGACTGAATGAGCGCTGGTCGGCCTTTGGGTCGGTCGCATTCGTCAACCGCATGCCTGCTGTGGACGAGTTGTATGACGGTTTCGCGGGCGGCGCGGCATCGCTGGACCTGAAGGACGAACAGGACAAGAATGTCGAGATCGGCCTGTCCCATAAATCGACAGCTTTGCTGCGCGCGGATGACGAGCTGACGGTGAAGATGACACTGTTTCGCAACCACATCAACGACATGATCGTGCGCACGAACCTGCCCGCGCCCAGCCCCAGCTATACCAATATCGACAAGGCCTATCTGCGCGGTGGCGAGCTGGAGGCCAGCTATCTGGCGGGCGACTGGCAATTCGGGGCAGCCGTATCGGTGGTTGATGGCGATGATCAGGATGGCGATATTCTGGACACCCGGCCAAACGACAGGGTCGTGCTGACAGCGGCATGGCAGGCCAGCGCGGCCTGGAAACTGGGCATGCCCAGCATTCTGGCCGCTGGCCGCGACAAGCCCGATGGAACACATCGCGGAGGCTATGGTGTCCACGACATCCATGCGACCTACAGCCCGCAGCAAGGAGCGCTGGAAGGGGTCGAGCTGCAGGTGGGCATCGATAATGTGACCGACCGCGACTATGTTCCGGCGACTTATATCAGCGGTCCCGCGCCGGGGCGCAACTTCTGA